The genomic DNA TATGGCAGCGAGGAGTCCAGCGTGAGAATTCCCTTCTGGTCGCGGCTCAGGCTCGCCCCGCGCATCGTGCTGGTCGTCCTTGGCGGGATGCTGGCGGTCAAGGCTGTCGATAAGGCGATGCCGCTGCTCATCCGCCCGCCCGAAATCATGTTCTTCGACCGCGACTGGCTGCTCGACAATCTGCGCGATATACGCGACCGCAGTGTCGCCGTGCCCGCCGCCGAACGGGCCGCCGTCCTGGAAGACCTGCCGGTCCGGCGCTGGCTCGATGTTGTGGCGCTGGAGACGCCGCCGGATTTTTCGCATACCTCACGGGGTGGGGCCTTTGCCGATCTGCATGTAACGATCGTCGATATGTTCGGCCTGGAACCGCAGGATGTGCGGATGATGGCGGACGAGCTGGATGATCCGGAATATTCGCCGCGTCCGCTGGTCGTGATCCTGCCGCCGCTGCCGACGGTGATGACGGATGTGCTCGATAACAGGCGCAGTAACATGCTCAGCAGCGATCTGCGCATTGCCGTCCGGATCGGCCCTTCGGAATGGCTGGTGGTGATGCCGCACAGCGACGGCCAGGAAAATCTGCGGATGATCCGAAACATGCTGTTGCCGGTTCTTGCCGTGGTGATGATCGGGCTGGCGTCGGTCTGGGTGGCACGCGGCATCGTGCGGCCGCTGGACGATCTGGCGGCGGCGGCGGAGAAGCTGGGCCGGGACCGTGAACTGAGTCTCGTCGGTGAGTTCAACGCGCCGGAGTTGCGGGCCATCGGCAGCTCCTTCAACGCGATGCAGCTCCGGCTGAAGCAGTTCGTCGATGACCGGCTGCAGATGATCGCGGCGATCAGCCACGATCTGCGCACCCCGCTCACCCGGCTGCGGTTGTTCGCCGAATATGTGCCGGACCAGGACCAGCGCCGCCAGGTCCTGTCGGACATCAATGACATGGAAGCGATGGTCAGCGCGACGCTGACCTATGCCAGCAACCGGCTGAAGGATGAGGCGTACAGCGCGGTCGATCTCGGCGCGCTGCTGATCAGCCTGTGCGATACGGCGGCCGATGCGGGATGCCGAATTATCTATGACGGTCCCGATCATGCCGGCCTGACCTGCCGGCCGGTGGCGATGCGCCGGGCCTTCGCCAACCTGATCGACAATGGCTGCAAGTTCGGCAGTGAGGTTCGGGTGACGCTGCGCGACGGGCCGGACGCCTTCGCCATTTCCGTTGCCGATGACGGGCCGGGCATTCCGGCGGAACAGCGCGAGGAGGCCTTCCGCCCCTTCATGCGGCTGGAGAGTTCGCGCAACCGCGAGACTGGCGGCACCGGGCTTGGCCTGACGATCACCCGCGACGTGATCCTGGCCCATGGCGGCACCATCCGGCTGGAGGAGTCACCGGCAGGGGGACTGCTGGTTGCGGTGACCCTGCCGAAGGCACGCGGATAGCATGCGCGTATATTGATCTATCGCAACGGCCGGGCGCTTCCCTTGCTCTATGG from Oceanibaculum indicum P24 includes the following:
- a CDS encoding ATP-binding protein, which gives rise to MRIPFWSRLRLAPRIVLVVLGGMLAVKAVDKAMPLLIRPPEIMFFDRDWLLDNLRDIRDRSVAVPAAERAAVLEDLPVRRWLDVVALETPPDFSHTSRGGAFADLHVTIVDMFGLEPQDVRMMADELDDPEYSPRPLVVILPPLPTVMTDVLDNRRSNMLSSDLRIAVRIGPSEWLVVMPHSDGQENLRMIRNMLLPVLAVVMIGLASVWVARGIVRPLDDLAAAAEKLGRDRELSLVGEFNAPELRAIGSSFNAMQLRLKQFVDDRLQMIAAISHDLRTPLTRLRLFAEYVPDQDQRRQVLSDINDMEAMVSATLTYASNRLKDEAYSAVDLGALLISLCDTAADAGCRIIYDGPDHAGLTCRPVAMRRAFANLIDNGCKFGSEVRVTLRDGPDAFAISVADDGPGIPAEQREEAFRPFMRLESSRNRETGGTGLGLTITRDVILAHGGTIRLEESPAGGLLVAVTLPKARG